A window of Hevea brasiliensis isolate MT/VB/25A 57/8 chromosome 14, ASM3005281v1, whole genome shotgun sequence contains these coding sequences:
- the LOC110656842 gene encoding polygalacturonase-like translates to MLPQNPPKHLLFLFLVLTFFTYCFGTYQENPHAILEQDKKMSSKPVFSSFSKLVRHGNTSTTVSSSNIIQINVDDFGAKANGTDDSEAFKKAWDKACSSNETANIVVPENKTYLLKPVTFSGPCQSDLTFQINGTIVAPGDMREYEDDRSYWIVFDNVQKLGVNGGGTIDGNGREWWENSCKINKSNPCEDGPTAVTFNECNNLIVSNLGFKNAQQMHLRFESCINVSAVNLTVTAPGNSPNTDGIHVTGTQNIIIRNCVIGTGDDCISIVDGSRNVKATNITCGPGHGISIGSLGANNSEAEVSGVSVDRAKLSGTTNGVRIKTWQGGSGYAKNITFKNIIMKNVSNPIIINQNYCEKDVPCPPEQKSAVQVSNVIYKNITGTSATEVAVNFNCSRTFPCQGIQLQGINLEYEENETDIADCVNVQLTDIGNVYPRCN, encoded by the exons ATGCTCCCACAAAACCCACCAAAGCATTTGCTCTTTCTCTTCCTTGTGTTAACATTCTTTACTTACTGTTTTGGCACTTACCAAGAAAACCCACATGCTATTCTTGAACAGGACAAGAAAATGAGCTCCAAGCCTGTGTTTTCTAGCTTTTCCAAGCTTGTTAGGCACGGAAACACTTCTACTACTGTAAGTTCATCAAACATAATACAGATCAATGTGGATGATTTTGGAGCTAAGGCTAATGGAACAGATGATAGTGAG GCATTCAAGAAAGCATGGGACAAGGCTTGTTCTTCCAATGAAACTGCTAATATTGTTGTCCCTGAGAACAAGACTTATCTCCTTAAACCTGTGACATTTTCAGGTCCTTGTCAATCTGATCTTACATTCCAG ATTAATGGGACAATAGTAGCTCCTGGTGACATGAGGGAGTATGAAGATGACAGAAGCTACTGGATTGTATTTGATAATGTACAAAAGCTTGGAGTTAATGGTGGTGGCACTATCGATGGCAATGGCAGGGAGTGGTGGGAAAACTCTTgcaaaatcaacaaaagcaac CCCTGTGAAGATGGACCAACT GCTGTCACCTTCAATGAGTGCAACAATTTGATAGTATCCAACCTGGGGTTCAAAAATGCACAGCAAATGCATCTCAGATTTGAGAGCTGCATTAATGTTAGCGCTGTGAATCTCACTGTGACCGCTCCTGGGAACAGCCCTAATACTGATGGAATTCATGTCACTGGCACCCAAAACATCATTATAAGAAACTGTGTCATAGGAACTG GCGATGATTGTATATCAATAGTAGATGGGTCCAGAAATGTCAAAGCTACAAATATTACGTGTGGACCTGGACATGGAATAag TATTGGTAGCTTAGGAGCCAATAATTCAGAAGCTGAAGTTTCAGGTGTGTCTGTTGATAGAGCAAAACTTTCAGGAACCACTAATGGGGTCAGAATTAAGACTTGGCAG GGAGGATCTGGATATGCAAAAAACATaacatttaaaaatattataatgaaaAATGTGAGCAATCCTATAATTATTAATCAAAACTATTGTGAGAAAGATGTACCATGCCCACCTGAACAG AAATCAGCTGTGCAAGTAAGCAATGTAATTTACAAGAACATAACAGGAACAAGTGCTACAGAAGTGGCAGTGAATTTTAATTGCAGCAGGACCTTTCCTTGCCAAGGAATTCAGTTGCAGGGTATTAATCTTGAATATGAAGAAAATGAAACTGATATAGCTGATTGTGTTAATGTTCAATTGACAGATATAGGGAACGTTTATCCTCGGTGCAATTGA
- the LOC110656804 gene encoding cytokinin riboside 5'-monophosphate phosphoribohydrolase LOG1 translates to MEGQKGTTATSEKTRKFKRICVFCGSRAGYKSSFGDAALELGKELVERKIDLVYGGGSVGLMGLISQTVFNGGCHVLGVMPKALRPHEISGETIGEMITVADMHQRKAEMARHADAFVALPGGYGTLEELLEIIAWSQLGIHDKPVGLLNVEGYYNSLLSLFDKGVEEGFIKDTARHIVVIAETAAELLKKMEEYTAIHDKVAPRQSWEVDQLSESTTSRGPLGS, encoded by the exons ATGGAAGGGCAAAAAGGAACAACTGCAACAAGTGAAAAGACAAGAAAGTTTAAGAGGATATGTGTCTTCTGTGGGAGTAGAGCTGGATACAAGTCTTCATTTGGTGATGCTGCTCTTGAACTTGGTAAAGAACTG GTTGAGAGAAAGATTGATTTGGTCTATGGTGGGGGAAGTGTAGGGCTTATGGGTTTGATATCACAAACTGTATTTAATGGAGGTTGCCATGTTCTTGG AGTGATGCCGAAGGCTCTCAGGCCTCATGAG ATATCAGGAGAAACCATAGGAGAAATGATAACTGTTGCAGATATGCACCAAAGAAAGGCAGAAATGGCAAGACATGCAGATGCTTTCGTTGCACTTCCTG GTGGTTATGGAACCCTGGAAGAACTGTTAGAGATAATTGCCTGGTCTCAACTAGGAATTCATGACAAACCA GTGGGATTGTTAAATGTAGAAGGATATTACAACAGCTTGCTTTCCTTGTTTGATAAGGGGGTTGAAGAAGGTTTTATAAAAGATACAGCAAGGCATATTGTGGTTATAGCAGAAACAGCAGCAGAACTCCTCAAGAAAATGGAG GAGTACACAGCAATCCACGACAAGGTTGCACCCAGACAAAGTTGGGAAGTGGACCAATTATCAGAGTCTACCACCAGTAGGGGACCCCTAGGATCATAG